A stretch of the Medicago truncatula cultivar Jemalong A17 chromosome 5, MtrunA17r5.0-ANR, whole genome shotgun sequence genome encodes the following:
- the LOC11429102 gene encoding cation/H(+) antiporter 18 codes for MTSNTTSGNVCPPPMQPASNGVFQGDHPLDYALPLAILQICLVLVVTRGLAYLLNPLRQPRVIAEIVGGILLGPSALGRNKGYLHAVFPPKSLPVLDTLANLGLIFFLFLAGIELDPKSLRKTGGRVLAIAIAGISLPFALGIGSSFVLQRTIAKGVNTSAFLVYMGVALSITAFPVLARILAELKLLTTSVGRMAMSAAAVNDVAAWILLALAVALSGNSQSPFVSLWVFLSGCGFVVCSILIVLPIFKWMAQQCHEGEPVDELYICATLAAVLAAGFVTDAIGIHAMFGAFVFGILVPKDGAFAGALVEKIEDLVSGLLLPLYFVSSGLKTDIATIQGLQSWGLLVFVTFTACFGKIVGTIVVSLICKVPFNESLVLGFLMNSKGLVELIVLNIGKDRKVLNDQTFAIMVLMALITTFMTTPFVLAAYKRKERKSNYKYRTIERKNADGQLRILACFHGSRNIPSLINLIEASRGIKKHDALCVYAMHLKEFCERSSSILMAQKVRQNGLPFWDKGRHGDSLHVIVAFEAYQKLSQVFVRPMIAISSMANIHEDICTTADRKRAAVIILPFHKQQRVDGSLDIIRNDFRLVNKRVLEHAPCSVGIFVDRGLGGSCHVSASNVSYCIAVLFFGGGDDREALAYGARMAEHPGIQLVVIHFLVEPNIAGKITKVDVGDSSSNNSISDSEDGEFLAEFKLKTANDDSIIYEERIVKDAEETVATIREINFCNLFLVGRRPAGELGFALERSECPELGPVGGLLASQDFRTTASVLVMQQYHNGVPINFVPEMEEHSRDGDTESS; via the exons ATGACTTCCAATACCACATCTGGAAATGTTTGCCCGCCGCCGATGCAGCCAGCGTCTAATGGTGTATTTCAGGGAGATCACCCTCTTGATTATGCACTTCCCTTGGCTATTTTACAGATATGTCTTGTTCTTGTGGTCACAAGGGGACTGGCCTATCTTCTAAATCCTTTAAGGCAACCTCGAGTTATTGCAGAGATTGTT GGAGGAATACTACTTGGGCCGTCAGCGCTTGGACGGAATAAAGGCTATCTACATGCAGTTTTCCCACCCAAGAGTCTTCCAGTATTAGATACTCTAGCAAACCTTGGCCTTatattctttctatttttagcAGGCATAGAGTTGGATCCTAAATCTCTGCGGAAAACTGGAGGTAGAGTCCTTGCCATTGCTATTGCCGGAATAAGCTTACCGTTTGCACTAGGAATTGGTTCATCATTTGTTCTACAAAGAACAATTGCCAAAGGCGTAAATACTTCCGCATTTCTCGTATATATGGGGGTCGCTCTGTCTATAACTGCTTTTCCTGTATTAGCCCGTATTTTGGCTGAGTTAAAACTTCTAACCACTAGTGTTGGAAGAATGGCTATGTCGGCTGCAGCAGTTAATGATGTAGCAGCCTGGATTCTTCTTGCTCTTGCCGTTGCCTTATCAGGCAATAGCCAATCTCCATTTGTGTCATTGTGGGTCTTCTTAAGTGGGTGTGGTTTTGTCGTATGTTCGATCCTCATTGTCCTTCCAATCTTCAAATGGATGGCCCAACAATGTCACGAAGGTGAGCCGGTTGATGAGTTATACATATGTGCTACATTGGCTGCTGTTCTGGCTGCCGGGTTTGTCACGGATGCTATTGGAATTCATGCCATGTTTGGCGCGTTTGTTTTTGGAATTTTGGTTCCAAAAGATGGAGCGTTTGCCGGTGCTCTTGTGGAGAAAATAGAGGATCTTGTGTCTGGTCTATTACTCCCACTCTATTTTGTGTCTAGTGGATTGAAGACCGACATAGCTACCATTCAGGGGCTGCAGTCATGGGGTCTTCTAGTTTTCGTTACATTTACGGCTTGTTTTGGGAAGATTGTTGGGACTATTGTTGTGTCTCTTATATGTAAAGTACCTTTCAACGAGTCTTTAGTGCTTGGATTCTTGATGAATAGTAAAGGCTTGGTTGAATTAATTGTCCTCAACATTGGTAAAGATAGAAAg GTTTTGAATGATCAGACCTTCGCCATTATGGTTCTTATGGCTCTCATTACTACCTTCATGACCACTCCTTTTGTGTTAGCTGCGTATAAGAGGAAGGAAAGAAAATCTAATTACAAATACAGAacaattgaaaggaaaaatgCAGACGGGCAACTAAGGATTCTTGCCTGTTTCCATGGTTCAAGGAATATTCCATCATTGATAAACTTGATCGAGGCTTCAAGAGGAATCAAGAAGCATGACGCACTTTGTGTCTATGCAATGCACCTTAAAGAATTTTGTGAGAGGTCCTCATCGATACTAATGGCACAAAAGGTAAGACAAAATGGGTTGCCGTTTTGGGATAAAGGTCGCCATGGAGATTCTCTCCATGTTATTGTGGCGTTCGAGGCTTACCAAAAACTAAGCCAAGTGTTTGTCCGGCCAATGATAGCAATTTCATCGATGGCGAACATTCATGAAGACATCTGTACAACTGCTGATAGAAAGAGAGCCGCAGTCATCATTCTTCCATTTCATAAGCAACAAAGAGTAGACGGTTCACTAGACATTATAAGAAACGATTTTCGTTTGGTTAACAAAAGGGTACTAGAGCATGCACCGTGCTCAGTTGGAATTTTTGTTGATCGTGGGCTTGGTGGTTCATGTCATGTGTCTGCAAGTAACGTTTCCTATTGCATTGCTGTGCTTTTctttggtggtggtgatgaCCGTGAAGCTCTTGCTTATGGAGCTCGTATGGCCGAACACCCTGGCATACAATTAGTGGTTATTCACTTCTTAGTGGAACCTAATATTGCAGGGAAGATCACCAAAGTTGACGTTGGAGACTCTTCTAGCAATAATTCAATATCAGATTCTGAAGATGGCGAGTTTCTTGCTGAATTTAAGCTGAAAACAGCCAATGATGACTCAATTATCTATGAAGAAAGAATAGTTAAAGATGCTGAAGAAACAGTTGCTACCATTCGCGAGATTAATTTCTGCAACCTATTTCTTGTGGGTCGAAGGCCAGCCGGTGAATTGGGCTTTGCTCTTGAAAGAAGCGAGTGCCCAGAATTAGGACCTGTTGGTGGCTTGTTGGCATCACAAGATTTCCGCACAACAGCATCTGTTTTGGTGATGCAACAGTATCACAATGGGGTGCCAATAAACTTTGTCCCAGAAATGGAGGAACATTCACGTGATGGAGACACGGAATCTTCTTAA
- the LOC11442400 gene encoding protein PAM71, chloroplastic: protein MQSHFFSHSLHSFPKPFKSQHFLSFTTSLISSSIFPPPTPRCNLKLPPRFQFTNIFRSTTGFVRASEDDSVAENSDSQCQLATQNVSSDDASMTVLKFMLFSAFFALQDAFPAVAASDFATGLNSIPIFGDVGDLSTGFASAFLLIFFSELGDKTFFIAALLAARNSASVVFVGTFGALAAMTVISVALGRTFHYVDELLPFRFGETDLPIDDIAAVCLLVYFGVSTLLDASSSDSQKSDDEQKEAELAVSDFSGDGAGILAAASTIVSTFLLVFVAEWGDKSFFSTIALAAASSPLGVIAGSLAGHGVATLIAVLGGSLLGTFLSEKVIAYIGGVLFLVFAAVTVFEIVQ from the exons ATGCAATCACACTTTTTCTCACATTCGCTCCATTCGTTTCCAAAACCATTTAAGAGCCAGCACTTTTTATCTTTCACCACCTCACTTATATCCTCTTCCATTTTTCCCCCTCCTACTCCTCGCTGCAATCTCAAATTACCACCACGCTTTCAATTCACCAACATTTTTCGGTCTACAACG GGATTCGTTCGTGCTTCCGAGGATGACTCTGTTGCCGAAAATTCCGATTCTCAATGCCAATTGGCAACACAGAATGTGTCTTCTGATGATGCATCCATGACAGTTTTGAAGTTTATGCTGTTCTCCGCGTTCTTCGCACTTCAAGATGCTTTTCCGGCAGTTGCTGCTTCTGATTTTGCTACTGGTTTGAATTCAATTCCTATATTTGGAGATGTCGGTGACTTAAGCACAGGTTTTGCTTCA GCATTTTTGCTGATATTTTTCTCTGAACTGGGAGACAAGACTTTTTTCATTGCA GCATTGTTAGCAGCTAGAAATTCAGCCAGTGTTGTTTTCGTTGGGACATTTGGCGCACTTGC GGCAATGACTGTCATTTCTGTCGCTCTAGGTCGAACTTTTCATTATGTCGACGAACTCTTGCCGTTCAG GTTTGGAGAAACTGATCTACCTATTGATGATATTGCTGCTGTTTGCCTATTG GTGTACTTCGGGGTCTCTACCCTGCTGGATGCCTCATCTAGTGATAGCCAAAAATCAGATGATGAACAGAAGGAG GCAGAGTTAGCAGTTTCCGATTTTTCTGGAGATGGTGCTGGAATACTAGCTGCTGCTAGCACAATTGTCAGCACTTTTCTCTTAGTTTTTGTTGCTGAGTGGGGTGATAAATCATTTTTCTCCACAATTG CCCTTGCAGCAGCTTCTTCGCCCTTGGGAGTCATAGCTGGATCACTGGCTGGTCATGGTGTTGCAACTTTG ATAGCCGTACTTGGTGGCTCTTTACTGGGGACGTTTTTGTCGGAGAAG
- the LOC11440984 gene encoding cation/H(+) antiporter 18, which yields MTSNTTAGNVCPPPMKSTSNGVFQGDHPLDYALPLAILQICLVLVVTRGLAYLLKPLRQPRVIAEIVGGILLGPSAFGRNKSYLHAVFPPKSLPVLDTLANLGLIFFLFLAGIELDPKSLGKTGGRVLAIAMVGISLPFALGIGSSFVLKETIAKDVNTSAFLVYMGVALSITAFPVLARILAELKLLTTSVGRMAMSAAAVNDVAAWILLALAVALSGNSQSPLVSLWVFLAGCGFVVCSILIVLPIFKWMAQQCHEGEPVDELYICATLASVLAAGFVTDAIGIHAMFGAFVFGILVPKDGPFSGALVEKIEDLVSGLLLPLYFVSSGLKTNIATIQGLQSWGLLVFVTFTACFGKIVGTIVVSLLCKVSFNESLVLGFLMNSKGLVELIVLNIGKDRKVLNDETFAIMVLMALVTTFMTTPLVMAAYKRKAKISDYKYKTVERKNADSELRILACFHGARNIPSVINLIEASRGIKKRDALCVYAMHLKEFSERSSSILMVQKVRKNGLPFWNKGHRADSDHVIVAFEAYQKLSQVCVRPMVAISSMANIHEDICATAERKRAAVIILPFHMQQRLDGSLDVTRNDFRFVNKRVLEHAPCSVGIFVDRGLGGTCHVSASNVSYCVAVLFFGGGDDREALAYGARTAEHPGIRLVIIRFLVESTILGEISSVDVGDSSIGKSISEDEEFLAEFKLKTASDDSVIYEEKIVKDAAETVASIRKFNSCNLFLVGLRPTGELACALERRECPELGPVGGLLISQDCPTTASVLVMQQYHNGVPMNFVPEMEEHSHSHEGDT from the exons ATGACTTCGAATACAACAGCTGGAAATGTTTGCCCGCCACCAATGAAGTCCACATCTAATGGTGTATTTCAGGGAGATCACCCTCTTGATTATGCACTTCCCTTGGCTATTTTACAGATATGTCTTGTTCTTGTAGTCACAAGGGGACTGGCCTATCTTCTAAAACCTTTAAGGCAACCGCGAGTTATTGCAGAGATTGTT GGAGGAATACTACTTGGGCCATCAGCATTTGGACGGAATAAAAGCTATCTACATGCAGTTTTCCCACCCAAGAGTCTTCCAGTATTAGATACTCTAGCAAACCTTGGCCTCatattctttctatttttagcAGGCATAGAGTTGGATCCTAAATCTCTGGGAAAAACTGGAGGTCGAGTCCTTGCAATTGCTATGGTCGGAATAAGCTTACCCTTTGCACTGGGAATTGGTTCATCATTTGTTCTGAAAGAAACGATTGCCAAAGATGTAAATACTTCCGCATTTCTTGTATATATGGGAGTTGCTCTCTCTATAACTGCTTTTCCTGTATTAGCTCGTATTTTGGCCGAGTTAAAACTTTTAACCACCAGTGTCGGACGAATGGCTATGTCGGCTGCAGCAGTTAATGATGTAGCAGCCTGGATTCTTCTTGCTCTAGCTGTTGCCTTATCAGGCAATAGCCAGTCTCCTCTTGTTTCACTGTGGGTCTTCTTAGCTGGGTGTGGTTTTGTCGTTTGTTCGATCCTCATTGTCCTTCCAATTTTCAAATGGATGGCCCAACAATGCCATGAAGGTGAGCCGGTCGATGAGTTATACATATGTGCTACATTAGCTTCTGTTCTGGCTGCTGGGTTTGTCACAGATGCTATTGGAATTCATGCCATGTTTGGCgcttttgtttttggaattttGGTTCCAAAAGACGGACCATTTTCTGGTGCTCTTGTGGAGAAAATAGAGGATCTTGTCTCTGGTTTATTGCTCCCACTTTATTTTGTGTCAAGTGGATTGAAGACCAACATTGCTACCATTCAGGGGCTGCAATCTTGGGGTCTTCTCGTTTTTGTCACATTTACTGCTTGTTTTGGGAAGATTGTTGGGACTATTGTTGTGTCTCTTTTATGTAAAGTGTCTTTTAATGAGTCTTTAGTGCTTGGATTCTTGATGAATAGTAAAGGCTTGGTTGAATTAATTGTCCTCAACATTGGTAAAGATCGAAAG GTTTTGAATGACGAAACCTTTGCCATTATGGTTCTCATGGCTCTCGTTACTACATTCATGACCACTCCTCTTGTGATGGCTGCGTATAAGAGGAAAGCAaaaatatctgattacaaataCAAAACAGTTGAAAGGAAAAATGCAGACAGCGAGTTGAGGATTCTTGCCTGCTTCCATGGTGCAAGGAATATTCCGTCGGTGATAAACTTGATCGAGGCTTCAAGAGGAATCAAGAAGCGCGACGCACTTTGTGTGTATGCAATGCACCTTAAAGAATTTTCCGAGAGATCCTCATCGATACTAATGGTacaaaaagtaagaaaaaacgGGTTGCCATTTTGGAATAAAGGTCACCGTGCAGATTCTGACCATGTTATTGTGGCATTTGAGGCTTACCAGAAACTAAGTCAAGTTTGTGTTCGTCCAATGGTAGCAATCTCCTCAATGGCTAACATTCACGAAGACATATGTGCTACCGCTGAAAGAAAGAGAGCCGCAGTCATCATTCTCCCATTCCATATGCAACAAAGATTAGATGGTTCACTAGACGTTACAAGAAATGATTTTCGATTTGTTAACAAAAGGGTACTCGAGCATGCACCATGCTCAGTTGGAATTTTTGTTGATCGCGGACTTGGTGGTACATGTCATGTGTCTGCAAGTAATGTTTCTTATTGTGTGGCTGTGCTTTTctttggtggtggtgatgaCCGTGAAGCTCTTGCTTACGGAGCTCGTACGGCCGAGCACCCTGGCATAAGATTAGTGATTATTCGCTTCTTAGTGGAATCTACTATTTTAGGGGAGATTAGCAGCGTTGACGTTGGAGACTCATCAATCGGTAAATCAATCTCAGAGGATGAGGAGTTCCTTGCGGAATTTAAGCTGAAAACAGCCAGTGATGACTCCGTTATCTACGAAGAGAAAATAGTAAAAGATGCTGCCGAAACAGTTGCTAGTATCCGCAAGTTTAATTCCTGCAATCTGTTTCTTGTGGGTCTAAGGCCAACCGGTGAATTGGCCTGTGCTCTGGAAAGAAGGGAGTGCCCGGAACTAGGACCTGTTGGTGGCTTGTTGATATCCCAAGATTGCCCCACAACAGCATCGGTTTTGGTGATGCAACAGTATCATAATGGGGTGCCAATGAATTTTGTCCCAGAAATGGAGGAACATTCACATTCACACGAAGGAGACACATAA
- the LOC11443065 gene encoding cation/H(+) antiporter 18 — protein sequence MTSNTTSKNVFPPPMQPASNGVFQGDDPLDYALTLAILRQPRVVAEIVGGIILGPSALGRNKSYLRAVFPSKSLPVLDSLANLGLIFFLFLAGIELDPKSLGKTGGRVFAIAMAGISLPFALRIGSSFVRQGTIAKGVNTSAFLVYMGVALSINAFPVLARILAELKLLTTSVGRMAMSAAAVNDVASWILLALAVALSGSSQSPFVSLWVFLSGCGFVVCSILIVLPIFKWMAQQCHEGEPVDELYICATLAAVLAAGFVTDAIGIHAMFGAFVFGILVPKDGAFAGALVEKIEDLVSGLLLPLYFVSSGLKTDIATIQGLQSWGLLVFVTFTACFGKIVGTIVVSLLCKVPFNESLVLGFLMNSKGLVELIVLNIGKDRKVLNDQTFAIMVLMALITTFMTTPLVLAAYKRKERKSNYKYRTIERKNADGQLRILACFHGSRNIPSVINLIEASRGIKKHDALCVYAMHLKEFCERSSSILMAQKVRQNGLPFWDKGRHGDSVHVIVAFEAYQKLSQVCVRPMIAISSMANIHEDICATADRKRAAVIILPFHKQQRLDGSLGIIRNDFRLVNKRVLEHASCSVGIFVDRGLGGSCHVSASNVSYCIAVLFFGGGDDHEALAYGARMAEHPGIRLVVIRFLVEPNIVGQITKFDVGDSSRSNSISEDDEFLAEFKLKTASYDSVIYEEEIVKDAAETVATIRGINCCNLFLVGRRPTSELAFALKRSECPELGPVGGLLASQDFRTTASVLVMQQYPNGVPINFVPEMEEH from the exons ATGACTTCCAATACCACATCTAAAAATGTTTTCCCCCCGCCGATGCAGCCAGCATCTAATGGTGTATTTCAGGGAGATGACCCTCTTGATTATGCACTTACCTTGGCTATTTTAAGGCAGCCGCGAGTTGTTGCAGAGATTGTT GGAGGAATAATACTTGGGCCGTCAGCGCTTGGACGGAATAAAAGCTATCTACGAGCAGTTTTCCCATCCAAGAGTCTTCCAGTATTAGATTCTCTAGCAAACCTTGGTCTTatattctttctatttttagcAGGCATAGAGTTAGATCCTAAATCTCTGGGGAAAACTGGAGGTAGAGTCTTTGCCATTGCTATGGCCGGAATAAGCTTACCCTTTGCACTAAGAATTGGTTCGTCATTTGTTCGGCAAGGAACAATTGCCAAAGGCGTAAATACTTCTGCATTTCTCGTATATATGGGGGTCGCTCTGTCTATAAATGCGTTTCCTGTATTAGCCCGTATTTTGGCCGAGTTAAAACTTCTAACCACTAGTGTCGGCAGAATGGCTATGTCAGCTGCAGCAGTTAATGATGTAGCTTCCTGGATTCTTCTTGCTCTTGCTGTTGCCTTATCAGGCAGTAGCCAATCTCCATTTGTGTCATTGTGGGTCTTCTTAAGTGGGTGTGGTTTTGTCGTATGTTCGATCCTCATTGTCCTTCCAATTTTCAAATGGATGGCCCAACAATGCCATGAAGGTGAGCCGGTTGATGAGTTATACATATGTGCTACATTAGCTGCTGTTCTGGCTGCCGGGTTTGTCACGGATGCTATTGGAATTCATGCCATGTTTGGCGCGTTTGTTTTTGGAATTTTGGTTCCAAAAGATGGAGCATTTGCCGGTGCTCTTGTGGAGAAAATAGAGGATCTTGTGTCTGGTCTATTACTCCCACTTTATTTTGTGTCAAGTGGATTGAAGACCGACATAGCTACCATTCAGGGGCTGCAGTCATGGGGTCTTCTAGTTTTTGTTACATTTACGGCTTGTTTTGGGAAGATTGTCGGGACTATTGTAGTGTCTCTTCTATGTAAAGTACCTTTCAACGAGTCTTTAGTGCTTGGATTCTTGATGAACAGTAAAGGCTTGGTTGAATTAATTGTCCTCAACATCGGTAAAGATAGAAAG GTCTTGAATGATCAGACCTTTGCCATTATGGTTCTCATGGCTCTCATTACTACCTTCATGACCACTCCTCTTGTGTTAGCTGCGTATAAGAGGAAGGAAAGAAAATCTAATTACAAATACAGAacaattgaaaggaaaaatgCAGACGGCCAACTGAGGATTCTTGCCTGTTTTCATGGTTCAAGGAATATTCCATCGGTGATAAACTTGATCGAGGCTTCAAGAGGAATCAAGAAGCATGACGCACTTTGTGTCTATGCGATGCATCTTAAAGAATTTTGTGAGAGGTCCTCATCGATACTAATGGCACAAAAGGTAAGACAAAATGGGTTGCCGTTTTGGGATAAAGGTCGCCATGGAGATTCTGTCCATGTTATTGTGGCGTTTGAGGCTTACCAAAAACTAAGTCAAGTGTGTGTCCGGCCAATGATAGCAATTTCATCAATGGCGAACATTCATGAAGACATTTGTGCAACTGCTGATAGAAAGAGAGCCGCAGTCATCATTCTTCCATTTCATAAGCAACAAAGATTAGACGGTTCACTAGGCATTATAAGAAATGATTTTCGACTGGTTAACAAAAGGGTACTCGAGCATGCTTCATGCTCAGTTGGAATTTTTGTTGATCGTGGGCTCGGTGGTTCATGTCATGTGTCTGCAAGTAATGTTTCCTATTGCATTGCTGTGCTTTTCTTTGGCGGTGGTGATGACCATGAAGCTCTTGCTTATGGAGCCCGTATGGCCGAACACCCTGGCATACGATTAGTGGTTATTCGCTTCTTAGTGGAACCTAATATTGTTGGACAGATTACCAAATTTGACGTTGGAGACTCTTCTAGGAGTAATTCAATATCAGAAGATGATGAGTTCCTTGCAGAAtttaagctgaaaacagctagTTATGACTCTGTTATCTATGAAGAAGAAATAGTAAAAGATGCTGCAGAAACAGTTGCTACTATCCGTGGGATTAATTGCTGCAACCTATTTCTTGTGGGTCGAAGACCAACCAGTGAATTGGCATTTGCTCTGAAAAGAAGCGAGTGCCCGGAATTAGGACCTGTTGGTGGCTTATTGGCATCACAAGATTTTCGGACAACAGCATCTGTTTTGGTGATGCAACAGTATCCCAATGGGGTGCCAATAAATTTTGTCCCAGAAATGGAGGAACATTGA